ATTGCCAGCGCATTCGCCAGTTCGACGACATTCCCTGTACCTACAACGTGCTGGATTTTGGCGAAAAACAGGTGCGTGTGCTCAGTAATCATGAAATGGATGAGCAGTTGTTGCTGGCGGGCATGTCCTTGCCGGGGGTGTTTCCGCCGCTGCGCCGTGACGGCGACATTTTGCTGGATACCGGTTTTCTGCAAGACGCCAACGTTGCGGCGGCGGTGCGTCAGGGCGCAGAAGAAATCTGGTTGATCTGGGGTTTGGGCAACAGTCCCGAATATCGCGGCGGCGCGTTGCGGCTCTACGTGCAAATGCTGGAAATGGCGGCCAACGGCGCACTCAATCGTGACATGCAATGGATTGATGAAATCAATCAGGGCATCGCGCACGGCTACAGTCCGTATGGTCAGCAGCGCGCGATTCGGGTTCATGTGATCAAGCCGTTTTATCCATTGCCGCTGGACCCGGATTTGTATCTGGGCAAGGTGGATCATGCAACGCTGGTGGAAATGGGTTATGCCGATGCCAAGCAGTATTTGCAGCGACGTGATGAATTTGGTGCGGATTTGCGCAGCAATGTGACAGCGATGAAGGTGCTCCGCCCTGGCGTGCGTTTTCAGGAACAGCTTGCGGGCAATCTGAGTCTGGACGGCGATGCGGCGGCGGTTGAATTGAACCTGACGGTGCATGTCGAAGATCTGGATCAGTTTTGCGCTGATGCCATTCCGCAGGCGCGGGTCACTGGTCGGTTAACGTCTGCGGCGCTGGGTGGCGAGATGCTGGTGGCACATGGCGTGTTTCAGTTGTTGCGCGACTCGGACGCAGGCGCGCAACGGCGGTTGGTGTATGAACTGCAACTGGAAGACGGTGAGCATCGTTTGCAGTTGTTTGCCCAGCGGATTTTGCACGATGACGCTGGGTTTGATATGTGGAGCGATATTTCGCGCTTGCAAATGGAATTGTTCAGCCTCGATGGTCAATCGAGGCAATCGCTGGCCAAAGGTGAATTGCAGCAGGGGCTGAAAACCTTTGGCAAAGTGCTGACCTCCGTGCGTGCCACGGGTGGCGGTGGTGTGGTGGACGATGCCTTGCAGGTGGCGCGCTTTGGTCGCTTCCTGATGGGAGAGATTTACGACAGTTACCACAGTTAATCGTCGGTTCCGTGTTGCGCTGTGAGCGTGTTAACCTGACTCAAAGGGGTTAACACGCTTTTTTATGTTTGATTCTCACTGTCATCTGGATTTTGCCGAATTTGATGCCGACCGCGAGGCGGTGCTGGCCGACTGTCGTCGGCTGGGTGTCGAGGGCATGCTTGTTCCCGGTGTGACGGCGGCAACCTGGCCGCGACTGCTGGCGTTGACGGACGCGCATCCTGATGTGTTTCCTGCCTTGGGGTTGCATCCGATGTTTATTGACGAACATCGCGATGCGCATTTGGCCGAGCTTGAGAATTTATTGCAGGCGGGCCGCGCGGTGGCGGTAGGTGAAATCGGTCTGGATTTTTTCCTGCCGCAACTGGACCGGCAGCGGCAGCAGTATTTTTTTGTCGAACAACTCAAACTCGCCCAACACTATCACTTGCCGCTGATCCTGCATGTGCGCAAAGCGCATGATCAGGTGCTGGCGCAGTTGCGGCGCATGACACTGGTGGGCGGCATCGTACACGCCTTCGGTGGCAGTGAACAACAGGCATACCAATATATAGAGTTGGGTTTCAAGCTGGGTTTTGGTGGTGCCATGACCTGGCCACGCGCCAAAAAACTCCAACACCTTGTCGCAACCTTACCACTGGAATCCTTGCTGCTGGAAACCGATGCGCCGGACATGCCACCGGTCTGGGCGGCAGGTCAACGCAGCAGTCCGCAGTATTTGCCGCAGTACGCCCGATTCATTGCCCAGTTGCGTGGTGTGGATGAATCCTTGATTCGACGCCAAACAACGGAAACCGCACGCCGGGCGCTTGGATTGGCATAATTTGCGTGTTCTTTTTCGCCGGCCTCTGGCCTCGTTTTGCTGCATTTTTTCTCCAAAATCAACGCCGTTAAAATTCCCTGCAAAATTTTATGAAAACTAAAAATATCTTTATCTCATTGTATTTAAGGGATTTTGATATCAACGCGGTCTGCCTGTCGCCGATAGGGTCGCTATGAACGAATCGGCGCGAAGTCATGCCGATGTTCAGCGTAGAGGTTCAGGCGGTAATCACGCGCGAAAAACAGCGATGACAGAAGGCAAGTAAGGGACTATTGCACGCGTAATTGCCAAGGGTTGTTTGCCTTGAACCTCATTTGCACTTGAGGATATCCAAGGAGAAATCTATGTCATTTATAGGCCAACGTTGGCTGGCCGCTAGCATTGTGAGTTCACTGCTGGCGCTAGCCGGTTGTTCGGGCGGGGGAGATACCGCCACAGAAGACAGCAGTACCGCAGTCATCAGCGGACGGGTGAGTTTATCAAATGTAGTGGGAGATGATACCGCTGCGACCAAACCGCTGATGGCCAAGGCGATGGCCAAGGCCGCCGCCAGTGGCAAGCTGCTGAAGTCCACCGACAAAATACAGGCGGTGGAAATGTACGCCACCACCTCTACCCCATACAGCAAAGTCCTGCAGGAAGCGGGCTTGTTACCGCAGGAAGCGGCGGTGTTGGGTGGGGCGACCATCGAATTGTATGACGCCAACCAGCCCGAGTTGCTCGATCCCATCGCGCGGACATTGGCCGATGCCAACGGCGACTATATTTTTGACAAAACCCTGGATGGTTCCCCCATCCCTGCGGGTAACTACACGCTGATCGCCAGCAAATATGATCTGAACACCGGAACGCTCTATGTTGCGGTCCAGACCATCGTTGAGTCGTTTGCCGGGAATGTCGGTGGCAACGATCTGGTTGCGCAAGACAGCGACGCAGTGGCCAGCGTGATTTCTGTATTGGGTCAGGGGCAATCTGCAGCCGGCGGTTATGCTGACTCGACAATGCCGCAGGACGCGGGCTTGCCCGTGACCTTTAGCATGGCAATGGCACGGGGCACGATTCCCAATATCAAGGTGACCAATGCCACAGGTACGGTTGTGGCCGGAACCTGGAAAATTTCGCCTGACTTGCTGTCAGCGATGTTTTTCCCAACGGCAGATTTGACGCTGAATGAGTTGTACACCATCACTATTCCAGGTGGAAAAATCCTCAACACGGTCAACAACGTTTACGGCAAGGCAATCCCTGCAACTATAACTGCCAAGTTTACTGCGGTGGCGTCGGATACCACTTCACCCACTGCATCGGCGCTGGAGCCAGTAGGTCCAAATATTCCGGTAATTAACCCCATCCGGTTCGGTGTGAACGAACCTATTGATACTACGACGATTAATGTTGCGGTCACCAGGGGGCCAAGCCTGGGGGCCAAGCCTGCCATTCAATTCATTGGTAAGGACAGCGCAGCACCGATTTACAAGTTCGTCTATCAGATCATGCCGTCTGAAGGTTTGAAGCTGAATACTGACTACACCATTAAGGTGACTGACGGTATGGATTTGGCCGGCAATCCGATGGATCCGCTGAGCTTCTCGTTCAAGACCGAAGCGACCTCGGCCGGTATTTCTGCCTCTGACTCGGTTACCGTGGCGTCAGAAAAAGTGGCGGTCAAGGACGTATTTGGTAAGTGGCTGATGGCCATGCAAAAACGCGATACTTCACTGTTCAGCAGTTACATGAGCGGCGACTTCTTCTGGATTTCTCAGCCAGGCGACAAGGCGGACGTGAACCGTGACGGTCGTTTGTCGGTGAATGAGTTTACCGGCATGCTGTCCAAGGAACTGTTCCCGATGATCGAAATGTGTAGCGTTACCCTGGGCGGTGATGTGACCAGCGACATCGTGATCAATCCTGAGTTGACCAAGGCGATCATGTCATTCAATTTGACATTTACCCCCGGCAACACGCTGAACAGCCAGTGTGGTCAGATGGCCAGCGATGGTCCTGGCATATTGTCCATCGAGTTGCGCAAGCGTAACGGCATGTGGTTGATGACCAAAGGTGTTGATGGTGCTGACACTACCAAACTGAGCGGATTGAAGCCATACAAGCTGTTGGAGCTGGATACCCCTGCGGATGCGGCGGTATTGCCAGACCCTGGTGCGCAAAAACTGACACCTTCTCTGAAATGGGTTGCCGGCACTTACGATCATGATAATGACAAAGGTGTTGCAACGCCGGAAATCAAAATTCCAACCTATGCGGTTGTGTTGCTGGATGAAAGAAATCAGCGCACAGGTTGGGTGGCGCTGTATGACGCCTCTACTGCTGCGGCGGGCGATGTGCTAGGGGCGAAATTCAACCCCATGGCAGGTACCTATGGCAATACGATGGTTCTGCCAAATGGTCAGACCTTCGGTATGGAGCGCAGCATCAGTGAACTGGTGGCTGGCGGTAAATACCGTTGGGCGGTGCTGGGTCTGAGTTCAACTCTTGCGCAGTTGACACAAGATACCTCAACGTACACCAATAACGTCGTGGGCTCATCCATGGCGCGTAAGTTCTCCGTTGGTGGTAATTTTGCGGAGTTGGCGTTGAGTGTGTCTTCCGTGGCAGGTGTTCATACCTACAATCCATCGTTCGATGGCTATGACGTTGGTGGGGCGGACACGGTGGATATTACCGTGACGACGCCAAATCCCAATGTGATGCAGGCTCGCCTCGAACTGTTTGGTTATAAGCCGCAGATGTTGTTTGCAATGTTCACCAATGGTGTGGCGACATTTACGGGTGTGCCGCTATCCAAGGGCATGAATCATGTGACGGTTTGTGAGGATGTCTACGATCCAAACAACATGAACGGTGGTATGGGATGCTACAGCTCCCTGGGCTTGACCAAGGAGTTTAATGCTCAAACCTCCGGTGGTTTGCTGCCACAAATCAATTTCGGCACTGTGTATGAAATTGATGCGACTGGTGCGGAAAGTGCTGTCACCTTGAATTCATGGAGTGACTTTGATAGCACAACCGCAACTTCGGTCCGTGTTACTGGTACAGTTGCTGCGGGTATCACTGGTTTGAACTGGCAGGTACACGGTGAGAATGGTGAGCGCGCCCAAGGTAGTGCAGCATTATCCGGTGGCGGCTTTGACGTGATAATTCCGGTGTATCCAGGCTGGAATGGTATCGAGTTCATGGATGACATGTGGATGAACTTCAACCGCATTGGTGTTCGTACCTCAGCGGGTTCCGTCTACGTGCCTGACACCAAGATCAATAGTATCTCTGATGCAGGTATGGCAGCGATTGCGGTGCAAACCGAGGACTTCTACCAGTTGCGTGCGGATGCCGGAAACACTGACAGCGTGACACTCACCGGTACGTTCAACAACTGGGACAG
This portion of the Gammaproteobacteria bacterium genome encodes:
- a CDS encoding patatin-like phospholipase family protein; translated protein: MAADRNRSLTSASSADGIKRSLVLPGGGMRLSYQAGAMLAMQEAGISFQHMDATSGGSLNLSMLLSGLSPLQMCQRWRSLNMADSIAFLPLENYLDIAELEASGSGDGFVESVYPHLGIDCQRIRQFDDIPCTYNVLDFGEKQVRVLSNHEMDEQLLLAGMSLPGVFPPLRRDGDILLDTGFLQDANVAAAVRQGAEEIWLIWGLGNSPEYRGGALRLYVQMLEMAANGALNRDMQWIDEINQGIAHGYSPYGQQRAIRVHVIKPFYPLPLDPDLYLGKVDHATLVEMGYADAKQYLQRRDEFGADLRSNVTAMKVLRPGVRFQEQLAGNLSLDGDAAAVELNLTVHVEDLDQFCADAIPQARVTGRLTSAALGGEMLVAHGVFQLLRDSDAGAQRRLVYELQLEDGEHRLQLFAQRILHDDAGFDMWSDISRLQMELFSLDGQSRQSLAKGELQQGLKTFGKVLTSVRATGGGGVVDDALQVARFGRFLMGEIYDSYHS
- a CDS encoding TatD family hydrolase; amino-acid sequence: MFDSHCHLDFAEFDADREAVLADCRRLGVEGMLVPGVTAATWPRLLALTDAHPDVFPALGLHPMFIDEHRDAHLAELENLLQAGRAVAVGEIGLDFFLPQLDRQRQQYFFVEQLKLAQHYHLPLILHVRKAHDQVLAQLRRMTLVGGIVHAFGGSEQQAYQYIELGFKLGFGGAMTWPRAKKLQHLVATLPLESLLLETDAPDMPPVWAAGQRSSPQYLPQYARFIAQLRGVDESLIRRQTTETARRALGLA
- a CDS encoding Ig-like domain-containing protein, with translation MSFIGQRWLAASIVSSLLALAGCSGGGDTATEDSSTAVISGRVSLSNVVGDDTAATKPLMAKAMAKAAASGKLLKSTDKIQAVEMYATTSTPYSKVLQEAGLLPQEAAVLGGATIELYDANQPELLDPIARTLADANGDYIFDKTLDGSPIPAGNYTLIASKYDLNTGTLYVAVQTIVESFAGNVGGNDLVAQDSDAVASVISVLGQGQSAAGGYADSTMPQDAGLPVTFSMAMARGTIPNIKVTNATGTVVAGTWKISPDLLSAMFFPTADLTLNELYTITIPGGKILNTVNNVYGKAIPATITAKFTAVASDTTSPTASALEPVGPNIPVINPIRFGVNEPIDTTTINVAVTRGPSLGAKPAIQFIGKDSAAPIYKFVYQIMPSEGLKLNTDYTIKVTDGMDLAGNPMDPLSFSFKTEATSAGISASDSVTVASEKVAVKDVFGKWLMAMQKRDTSLFSSYMSGDFFWISQPGDKADVNRDGRLSVNEFTGMLSKELFPMIEMCSVTLGGDVTSDIVINPELTKAIMSFNLTFTPGNTLNSQCGQMASDGPGILSIELRKRNGMWLMTKGVDGADTTKLSGLKPYKLLELDTPADAAVLPDPGAQKLTPSLKWVAGTYDHDNDKGVATPEIKIPTYAVVLLDERNQRTGWVALYDASTAAAGDVLGAKFNPMAGTYGNTMVLPNGQTFGMERSISELVAGGKYRWAVLGLSSTLAQLTQDTSTYTNNVVGSSMARKFSVGGNFAELALSVSSVAGVHTYNPSFDGYDVGGADTVDITVTTPNPNVMQARLELFGYKPQMLFAMFTNGVATFTGVPLSKGMNHVTVCEDVYDPNNMNGGMGCYSSLGLTKEFNAQTSGGLLPQINFGTVYEIDATGAESAVTLNSWSDFDSTTATSVRVTGTVAAGITGLNWQVHGENGERAQGSAALSGGGFDVIIPVYPGWNGIEFMDDMWMNFNRIGVRTSAGSVYVPDTKINSISDAGMAAIAVQTEDFYQLRADAGNTDSVTLTGTFNNWDSMNGSANWNHCMGENCMSFITGGPLTVTPDVNDATKGNFTLTVTGLVDGWNQIDVNWCCGMNGGAWYRVLVFTTNGNVFVLPHSLVSYDVGAGVVPFTGSSNWRSIDVGAACSIKVNGSTNMQGMVWSDVNYYDPVKALGSYQRVETQTSPVPDGNGNYPYNLTANIYGGVNDLGIYDPNGMWQGLNVTTTCANKPVIMEVTGITDGAGTALANNYGMVDAGMATTVRLTGTAKAGATLTANISGQYMETVTAVAGAGNTFTMDLPIYNGYNYINLTDGSNWFYLTVVSNGTRVYVAPFSSIFVDGGVGGAYFMGGWGTGESWNNSLNSTVNLSGLVAAGSGNVTWYQRSNTTTQSGTVTPDVNGIFQIPVTLFQGYNGFDLYDGSGRYYYVEISSAVGIVPPKLVSVVSHADGAMASGPTTITVEVDPGYAYANVNVYVRNWGSADPYGTEQRFTTDPNLAMPGSGWTLLNASGLQFSATADLTGTDVEIYVEALSADYMQWHGQVVYVNSTWTGYSWKPTKGLKGPVASRQHVIHQYHK